The following proteins come from a genomic window of Pyxidicoccus sp. MSG2:
- a CDS encoding vWA domain-containing protein, translating to MKATYTLSHPVLPMGASSKIDLLVTFSAEGAASTRRSLNLGLVIDRSGSMAGAPLKNALQASRELVERMGPEDSLSIVTYDDAVATVLAPTKVTDKAAIGKVLARVSAGGCTNLSGGWLKGVEHVNSQLSGERINRVLLLTDGQANAGIRDAGQLTEMAREKSSAGIITTTLGFGANFNEDLLIGMANAGEGHFYYIQSPEDAAGVFGIEMEGLGSLVAQNLEVVIKPASTVKVSSVLNRYRHEARGQEVTVGLGDVYATEPRQLAAELSVQAPSSAGPTTLATLVFRAQVVVDGSVRELKGEVPILAQLAPAAESAAVLVDKNVLTQTSRLRIARVKDQVIELADKGELASASKRLREVISEVSLLLDKASYEISEEVEQLAHYAQRLESRTYDAVIRKELRDQSYQAGTRNRGDLALRGTAGGSADSLDAVSDAGGGIVLECVREGGKLRVHTVSAGYDPSFNVQFPRSVREEGVRYVVDKLETSGDGTFYRVVGNIKRLGAPGQTRSARSQAAAPAKTGKASKVTASSAADLPTTTSVGTGVIIQCIKEGSKLRARVVSDGYDPDLNIRFPRDIREENVLYVVDEIITMANGSSYIACGDIRRLVQ from the coding sequence TTGAAGGCCACCTACACACTCAGCCACCCCGTGCTCCCCATGGGGGCGTCGTCCAAGATCGACCTGCTGGTGACGTTCTCGGCGGAGGGTGCGGCGTCCACGCGGCGCTCGCTCAACCTGGGGCTCGTCATCGACCGCTCGGGCTCCATGGCGGGTGCGCCGCTGAAGAACGCCCTCCAGGCCTCGCGCGAGCTGGTGGAGCGCATGGGCCCCGAGGACTCGCTGTCCATCGTGACCTATGACGACGCGGTGGCCACGGTGCTCGCCCCGACGAAGGTCACGGACAAGGCGGCCATCGGCAAGGTGCTCGCCAGGGTCAGCGCGGGCGGCTGCACCAACCTGAGCGGCGGGTGGCTCAAGGGCGTGGAGCACGTGAACAGCCAGCTGTCCGGAGAGCGCATCAACCGCGTGCTGCTGCTCACGGATGGGCAGGCCAACGCGGGCATCCGGGACGCGGGCCAGCTCACCGAGATGGCGCGGGAGAAGTCCAGCGCGGGCATCATCACGACGACGCTGGGCTTTGGCGCCAACTTCAACGAGGACCTGCTCATCGGCATGGCCAATGCCGGCGAGGGGCACTTCTATTACATCCAGTCGCCCGAGGACGCCGCGGGGGTGTTCGGCATCGAGATGGAGGGCCTGGGCTCGCTGGTGGCGCAGAACCTGGAGGTGGTCATCAAGCCCGCCTCCACGGTGAAGGTGTCGAGCGTGCTCAACCGCTACCGCCACGAGGCGCGGGGCCAGGAAGTCACGGTGGGGCTGGGGGACGTGTACGCCACGGAGCCACGGCAGCTCGCGGCGGAGCTGTCGGTGCAGGCGCCGTCGTCGGCCGGGCCCACGACGCTGGCCACGCTGGTCTTCCGGGCGCAGGTGGTGGTGGACGGGAGCGTGCGCGAGCTGAAGGGCGAGGTGCCCATCCTCGCGCAGCTGGCCCCGGCCGCGGAGTCGGCGGCGGTGCTGGTGGACAAGAACGTGCTGACCCAGACGAGCCGCCTGCGCATCGCACGCGTGAAGGACCAGGTCATCGAGCTGGCGGACAAGGGAGAACTGGCCTCTGCCTCCAAGCGTCTGCGCGAGGTCATCTCCGAGGTGTCACTCCTCCTGGACAAGGCGTCGTACGAAATCTCCGAGGAGGTGGAGCAACTGGCGCACTACGCGCAGCGGCTGGAGTCGCGCACGTACGATGCCGTGATTCGCAAGGAGCTGAGGGACCAGTCGTATCAGGCGGGCACGCGCAACCGTGGAGACCTGGCGCTGCGCGGAACCGCGGGAGGCTCGGCGGACAGCCTGGACGCGGTGAGCGACGCGGGCGGTGGCATCGTGCTGGAGTGCGTGCGCGAGGGCGGCAAGCTGCGCGTGCACACCGTCTCCGCGGGGTATGACCCGAGCTTCAACGTGCAGTTCCCCCGGAGCGTGCGCGAAGAGGGTGTGCGCTACGTGGTGGACAAGCTGGAGACGTCCGGCGACGGCACCTTCTACCGGGTGGTGGGGAACATCAAACGGCTGGGGGCGCCGGGACAGACGCGGTCGGCACGGAGCCAGGCGGCGGCCCCGGCGAAGACGGGCAAGGCCTCGAAGGTGACGGCGAGCTCGGCGGCGGACCTGCCCACGACGACCAGCGTGGGCACGGGCGTCATCATCCAGTGCATCAAGGAGGGCAGCAAGCTGCGCGCCCGCGTGGTGTCGGACGGCTACGACCCGGACCTCAACATCCGCTTCCCGCGCGACATCCGGGAGGAGAACGTCCTCTACGTGGTGGATGAGATCATCACCATGGCCAATGGCAGTTCCTACATCGCCTGCGGCGACATCCGCCGGCTGGTGCAGTAG
- a CDS encoding DUF3455 domain-containing protein, which produces MKTLRLGPWPAIATLALSAVTLAGCDDDDDDPPTESELATEALLRISSDAPTDLPDNVPEDLRRVTLGGAQYDLLELLGRPSGSRPSARIVAAYQTVDTPADPPPLGTSTTALPPDYTRSAPAAQVYECRQTGGLFAWAFVQPEAGLQPLTTEPVPGLETLVLDHFRYPGGIDYGPPTGTPPVGPSWRVSAPALNQGEPTFGQTLFVGAADASVPNGAGNVPLLRLSNAARIDQGLPSDVFSRTTSDGTQLGYVLRLDTVGGVAPTAGCAGAEDVGKRERVPYSAGYYFLEVLTPP; this is translated from the coding sequence GTGAAGACTCTTCGCCTGGGGCCCTGGCCCGCCATCGCCACGCTCGCGCTCTCCGCGGTGACACTCGCGGGGTGCGACGACGACGATGACGACCCTCCCACCGAGTCGGAGCTCGCCACCGAGGCCCTGCTGCGCATCTCCAGCGACGCACCCACCGACCTGCCGGACAACGTGCCGGAAGACCTTCGGCGGGTGACGCTCGGAGGCGCGCAGTACGACCTCCTCGAGCTCCTCGGCCGTCCCTCCGGCTCGCGGCCGTCCGCGCGCATCGTGGCCGCCTACCAGACCGTCGACACGCCGGCAGACCCGCCGCCCCTGGGTACCAGCACCACCGCCCTTCCACCGGACTACACCCGGTCGGCGCCAGCGGCCCAGGTCTACGAGTGCCGTCAGACGGGCGGCCTCTTCGCGTGGGCCTTCGTCCAGCCGGAGGCGGGGCTCCAGCCCCTGACCACCGAGCCCGTCCCCGGGCTGGAGACGCTCGTCCTCGACCACTTCCGCTACCCGGGCGGTATCGACTACGGGCCCCCCACCGGAACGCCTCCCGTGGGCCCGTCATGGCGGGTGTCCGCCCCGGCGCTGAACCAGGGCGAGCCCACCTTCGGGCAGACCCTCTTCGTCGGAGCCGCCGATGCCTCGGTGCCCAACGGGGCCGGCAACGTCCCGCTGCTGAGGCTCTCCAACGCCGCGCGAATCGACCAGGGGCTCCCGTCCGACGTGTTCTCGCGGACCACGTCCGATGGCACCCAGTTGGGCTACGTGCTCCGGCTCGACACCGTGGGAGGCGTTGCCCCCACGGCGGGCTGCGCGGGCGCCGAGGACGTGGGCAAGCGGGAGCGGGTGCCGTACTCGGCGGGCTACTACTTCCTCGAGGTCCTCACGCCGCCTTGA
- a CDS encoding ferritin-like domain-containing protein, whose product METSRAAPLEKVTAKTWDGLSRLAFATDWNPETAIDWSRPIELGAIKEGWINILQYFYEGEWQGLEIIQRLMNKAAHLFDTSEMVTYYSTQCYDESKHLFVFRTYLHKLNAPPARLKAFDLLVFLATTGPMPVERWILATYFTETLAATIFQRSLELDTVDTTGKEMIRLMLKDESRHIAGTRLGVQTLMAHSGPVKTALLKLWWRLFIRLAVREVRKLQRHGDQVGMDSEAILQRTFARMAGMEAFDSQFLSGDFARGFLHDSAA is encoded by the coding sequence ATGGAAACGAGCCGAGCCGCCCCCCTGGAGAAGGTCACCGCGAAAACCTGGGATGGCCTGTCCCGCCTGGCCTTCGCGACGGACTGGAACCCCGAGACGGCCATTGACTGGAGCCGCCCCATCGAGCTGGGCGCCATCAAGGAAGGCTGGATCAACATCCTCCAGTACTTCTACGAGGGCGAGTGGCAGGGCCTCGAAATCATCCAGCGCTTGATGAACAAGGCCGCCCACCTCTTCGACACCAGCGAGATGGTGACCTACTACTCCACCCAGTGCTACGACGAGTCCAAGCACCTGTTTGTCTTTCGCACCTACCTGCACAAGCTGAACGCGCCCCCCGCCAGGCTGAAAGCGTTTGATCTGCTCGTCTTCCTGGCCACGACGGGCCCCATGCCGGTGGAGCGCTGGATTCTGGCGACCTATTTCACCGAGACACTGGCCGCCACCATCTTCCAGCGCAGCCTGGAGCTCGACACCGTCGACACGACGGGCAAGGAGATGATCCGCCTGATGTTGAAGGACGAGTCACGGCACATCGCCGGCACCCGGCTCGGAGTCCAGACGCTGATGGCGCACTCGGGCCCCGTCAAGACAGCCCTGCTGAAGCTGTGGTGGAGGCTCTTCATACGCCTGGCAGTCCGGGAAGTGCGCAAGCTCCAGCGCCATGGCGACCAGGTCGGCATGGATTCAGAGGCCATCCTCCAGAGGACCTTCGCGAGAATGGCCGGCATGGAAGCGTTCGACAGCCAGTTCCTGAGCGGCGACTTCGCCCGCGGCTTCCTGCACGACAGTGCCGCTTGA
- a CDS encoding YciI family protein, with amino-acid sequence MRFLSMVRVQENTGQMPSEKLMADMGKLIEEMTAKGVLIETAGLQPTSAGVRLRNNHGKLSRTDGPFTETKEVVGGYAMLKADSMEEALELTRRFLEVHGDEWNVECEVRQLADM; translated from the coding sequence ATGCGCTTCCTGTCCATGGTCCGAGTCCAGGAGAACACCGGCCAGATGCCCAGCGAGAAGCTGATGGCCGACATGGGGAAGCTGATCGAGGAGATGACGGCCAAGGGCGTGCTGATCGAGACGGCCGGCCTTCAGCCCACCTCCGCGGGCGTCCGCCTGCGCAACAACCACGGCAAGCTCAGCCGCACCGACGGGCCCTTCACCGAGACGAAGGAAGTGGTCGGCGGCTACGCGATGCTCAAGGCCGACTCGATGGAGGAGGCGCTCGAGTTGACCCGGCGTTTCCTCGAGGTGCACGGCGACGAGTGGAACGTCGAGTGCGAAGTGCGGCAGCTCGCGGACATGTAG
- a CDS encoding tRNA-uridine aminocarboxypropyltransferase, whose translation MSHRVYRRPRCQRCNLPEHLCLCEEIPRVETRTRFLLLQHVMEAGKKSNTGRVAALALANTRLLTYGSPAEALDTTLLTEPGTWLLYPDGPTAPPDAPAPRQLVVLDASWSQARRMTQRHPALRLLPRLVLPPPEPGLLRLREPSHPSGLSTLDAVARAVALLEGPEAAAPLERLAALRVRRIAECGTLT comes from the coding sequence ATGTCCCACCGCGTCTACCGCCGCCCCCGCTGCCAGCGCTGCAACCTTCCGGAACACCTCTGCCTGTGTGAGGAGATTCCCCGGGTGGAGACGCGCACCCGGTTCCTCCTCCTCCAGCACGTGATGGAGGCGGGCAAGAAGAGCAACACGGGGCGGGTGGCCGCGCTGGCCCTCGCGAATACCCGGCTGCTCACCTACGGCTCTCCGGCGGAGGCCCTGGACACCACCCTGCTCACGGAGCCCGGCACCTGGCTGCTCTACCCTGACGGCCCCACCGCGCCGCCGGACGCCCCGGCGCCGAGGCAACTGGTGGTGCTGGATGCAAGCTGGTCGCAGGCTCGGCGGATGACCCAGCGACACCCCGCGCTGCGCCTGCTTCCCCGGCTGGTGCTACCGCCGCCCGAGCCCGGGCTGCTCCGACTCCGCGAGCCCTCGCACCCCTCCGGGCTTTCCACCCTGGATGCGGTCGCCCGCGCGGTAGCGCTGCTCGAGGGGCCGGAGGCGGCGGCGCCGCTGGAGCGGCTGGCCGCGCTTCGAGTCCGGCGAATCGCCGAGTGCGGGACGCTGACCTGA
- a CDS encoding Ig-like domain-containing protein — MLALLVALAACSDSNGGDDDADAGSDNAKVDRIIVTPDQGFLWVGERLTLAAFAYDRDGTLLEDVSFTWSGTDATVAGVEDGRVEGVSSGASLVTASAGDVSSSPVAVLVIDAPEDMRSSDEYLAEAAEAGLVTPHEVLTYRVYAAFKDSRLPLQYKGRASGAFETEALQDVIDQYETLPAETKAALDPFLVPPADGASWLAPPGSGQGLSIGRPTCKSDTDGWVYVNSNQAKVNVWYQFTIPGQKEKAKLVSEAIEKEIWPRLFDVLGFPEPLSDADSGCSNYGPKLDVFLVRNVDFRGLTVPELGAPYQSSVFIMLNESLTPDELKAGAAHELMHASHWAFRTKSFQTSYGWLRDAVANWAIDAVYGKTLQLEQDFANCYLRTPELPLQDRAKGHCDSSKSDVERDYGAYLWLQYISNTYSPSMVKSILAATQSVDTGVEAIDNVVPGGFQKHWPLFGKMLWNQAPVDTKPASFATWDTLNEPVKSVDTSGDLGGAAEKKDELEPELKNLSHRVYHFDFQDPATHSVLFYNGFFEPKKAGKHVKVQALWLDGNSAWQEEDWSDYEFVGLCRDIRGQRVQHLVIILSNAETEPGGSVTATRTPYLKRNNIGCWKIQGTVNALTKQPGWTGMGRQGVVTVGFELDAAATALDFKHPQFPDTLRLGANMLMSPSGTFFFEVAYGSGGCSNRFGPASFNIAPFSGFLQTNPFPELHSPDATVTEWLKQPARAYVGALVDNSSIAEVVSGLGCDSPEYTVPGGLLVTNDEKNGVYVNPPQVLPDGSFVNSFSESGFTFDWIFTPQRQP; from the coding sequence TTGTTGGCACTCCTGGTGGCCCTGGCCGCCTGCTCCGACTCCAACGGTGGCGACGATGATGCCGATGCCGGCTCCGACAACGCGAAGGTCGACCGCATCATCGTCACCCCGGATCAGGGCTTCCTCTGGGTGGGCGAGCGGCTGACGCTGGCGGCGTTCGCGTACGACAGGGACGGCACGCTGCTGGAGGACGTGAGCTTCACCTGGTCCGGCACCGACGCCACGGTGGCGGGCGTCGAGGACGGGCGCGTGGAGGGCGTCTCCTCGGGCGCATCCCTGGTGACCGCCTCCGCCGGAGACGTCTCGAGTTCGCCGGTGGCGGTGCTGGTCATCGACGCGCCGGAGGACATGCGCAGCTCCGATGAGTACCTCGCCGAGGCCGCCGAGGCGGGGCTCGTCACGCCGCACGAGGTGCTCACCTACCGCGTCTACGCCGCCTTCAAGGACTCGCGCCTGCCGCTCCAGTACAAGGGCCGCGCGAGTGGCGCCTTCGAGACGGAGGCGCTCCAGGACGTCATCGACCAGTACGAAACGCTGCCCGCCGAGACGAAGGCCGCGCTGGACCCGTTCCTGGTGCCGCCCGCCGACGGCGCGAGCTGGCTCGCGCCTCCCGGAAGCGGCCAGGGGCTCAGCATCGGCCGCCCCACCTGCAAGTCCGACACCGACGGGTGGGTCTACGTCAACTCCAATCAGGCGAAGGTCAACGTCTGGTATCAATTCACCATCCCCGGCCAGAAGGAGAAGGCCAAACTGGTGTCGGAGGCCATCGAGAAGGAGATCTGGCCCCGGCTCTTCGACGTGCTCGGCTTCCCTGAGCCCCTTTCGGACGCGGATTCCGGCTGCTCGAACTACGGCCCGAAGCTCGACGTGTTCCTCGTGCGCAACGTCGACTTCCGCGGCCTCACCGTCCCCGAGCTCGGTGCGCCGTATCAGTCCTCCGTGTTCATCATGCTGAACGAGTCGCTGACCCCGGACGAGCTCAAGGCCGGCGCCGCGCACGAGCTGATGCATGCCAGCCACTGGGCGTTCCGGACGAAGTCCTTCCAGACGAGCTACGGGTGGCTTCGCGACGCGGTCGCCAACTGGGCCATCGACGCCGTGTACGGCAAGACGCTCCAGCTCGAGCAGGACTTCGCGAACTGCTACCTGCGCACGCCCGAGCTTCCGCTCCAGGACCGCGCCAAGGGCCACTGCGACTCGAGCAAGTCCGACGTGGAGCGTGACTACGGTGCCTATCTCTGGCTCCAGTACATCTCCAACACGTACAGCCCTTCGATGGTGAAGAGCATCCTCGCGGCGACGCAGTCCGTCGACACCGGCGTGGAGGCCATCGACAACGTGGTGCCGGGAGGCTTCCAGAAGCACTGGCCGCTCTTCGGGAAGATGCTCTGGAACCAGGCCCCGGTGGACACGAAGCCCGCGTCCTTCGCCACGTGGGACACGCTGAATGAGCCGGTGAAGAGCGTGGACACGAGCGGCGATCTGGGCGGCGCGGCGGAGAAGAAGGACGAGCTGGAGCCGGAGCTGAAGAACCTCTCGCACCGCGTCTACCACTTCGACTTCCAGGACCCGGCGACCCACTCGGTGCTTTTCTACAACGGCTTCTTCGAGCCGAAGAAGGCGGGCAAGCACGTCAAGGTGCAGGCGCTCTGGCTGGACGGCAACAGCGCGTGGCAGGAGGAGGACTGGTCCGACTACGAGTTCGTCGGGCTCTGCAGGGACATCAGGGGCCAGCGCGTGCAGCACCTGGTCATCATCCTGAGCAATGCGGAGACCGAGCCGGGGGGCAGTGTGACGGCCACGCGGACGCCCTACCTCAAGCGCAACAACATCGGCTGCTGGAAGATTCAGGGAACGGTGAACGCCTTGACGAAGCAGCCGGGCTGGACGGGGATGGGGCGCCAGGGCGTGGTCACGGTGGGCTTCGAGTTGGATGCCGCGGCCACGGCGCTGGACTTCAAGCACCCGCAATTTCCGGACACGCTCCGGCTCGGAGCGAACATGCTCATGTCCCCGAGCGGCACCTTCTTCTTCGAGGTGGCCTACGGCAGCGGCGGCTGCTCAAACCGCTTCGGCCCCGCCAGCTTCAATATTGCACCGTTCTCCGGCTTCCTGCAGACGAACCCCTTCCCCGAGCTGCACAGCCCTGACGCCACGGTGACGGAGTGGCTGAAGCAGCCGGCGCGCGCGTACGTCGGCGCGCTGGTGGACAACTCGAGCATCGCCGAGGTGGTCTCCGGCCTGGGCTGTGACAGCCCCGAGTACACCGTCCCGGGAGGCCTGCTCGTCACCAATGACGAGAAGAACGGCGTGTACGTGAATCCGCCCCAGGTCCTGCCCGACGGGAGCTTCGTGAATTCCTTCTCCGAGTCGGGATTCACCTTTGACTGGATCTTCACGCCCCAGAGACAGCCCTGA
- a CDS encoding VOC family protein has product MFRVLSGALLVLTLSGCAATPPRQPTITPPTGATSMRLGNFSVSLAVKDLAASRAFYEKLGFRAIGGDPAQNWLILQNETSTIGLFQGMFDKNLLTFNPGWDRNAHALADFDDVRELQRTLQARGLTLASVADESSTGPASLMLIDPDGNPILIDQHVPKPVR; this is encoded by the coding sequence ATGTTTCGAGTCCTCAGCGGCGCGCTGCTCGTCCTCACCCTGAGCGGGTGCGCGGCGACGCCTCCTCGCCAACCCACCATCACCCCGCCCACCGGAGCCACCTCCATGCGCCTCGGCAACTTTTCCGTGAGCCTCGCCGTCAAGGACCTCGCTGCCTCGCGCGCGTTCTACGAGAAGCTCGGCTTCCGAGCCATCGGCGGTGACCCGGCCCAGAACTGGCTCATCCTGCAGAACGAGACCAGCACCATCGGCCTCTTCCAGGGCATGTTCGACAAGAACCTCCTGACGTTCAATCCCGGCTGGGACCGCAACGCCCATGCACTCGCCGACTTCGACGACGTCCGCGAGCTCCAGCGAACCCTCCAGGCCCGAGGCCTCACCCTCGCCTCCGTCGCCGACGAGTCCTCCACCGGCCCCGCGAGCCTCATGCTCATCGACCCCGATGGAAACCCCATCCTGATTGATCAGCACGTCCCGAAGCCGGTGCGCTGA
- a CDS encoding alpha/beta hydrolase family protein, with translation MSRQTRMLAALGAAVLGIVGASVACSSPAGGGEIPDEADAGTPRPLVLGELLAPVTSAELQLVEQEWAARDLAARDVTQLASGTVTLGTVPMAYRVLDHLVGGSHHVGVVLVPASLTAPAPVLVYAHGGYTGDGGLPPFTVEELGFRIPGQPLRERLIYVIPSYRGERLRIANTTYSSGGDTLIGTTDLTDTAALLSAVFTTTPLADRNRVAIFGESRGGMVALSLGALDDRFDLVIDAYGTTDFRVALAGVTPELFEAAVAGAVAAPGDPATLLLRSLIPVDEVTVKPDAGLLITEAGYVEMRRRMAATSALAAPARLPATQVHHGTADSTASVQYSRALAAAMADAGRGSPSNAFTYFEYDGGTHSLDTLPGAVSRMAEALNRELAP, from the coding sequence ATGAGCAGGCAGACACGGATGCTGGCGGCACTCGGGGCCGCGGTGCTTGGAATCGTCGGCGCTTCCGTCGCATGCAGCAGTCCGGCGGGCGGCGGCGAAATCCCGGATGAGGCCGACGCAGGGACGCCCCGACCGCTCGTGCTCGGGGAGCTGCTGGCGCCCGTGACGTCCGCGGAGCTTCAGCTCGTGGAGCAGGAGTGGGCTGCTCGCGACCTCGCGGCGCGCGACGTCACGCAACTCGCGAGCGGGACGGTGACGCTGGGAACCGTACCGATGGCCTACCGGGTGCTCGACCACCTCGTCGGCGGCTCACACCACGTCGGCGTCGTGCTGGTGCCGGCCTCGTTGACCGCGCCTGCGCCCGTGCTCGTGTACGCCCATGGCGGGTACACGGGAGATGGCGGATTGCCGCCGTTCACCGTGGAGGAGCTCGGTTTCCGCATTCCCGGGCAGCCCCTCAGGGAGCGGCTCATCTACGTCATCCCCTCCTACAGGGGTGAGCGGCTCCGCATTGCCAACACGACGTACAGCTCCGGGGGCGACACGCTCATCGGCACCACCGACCTGACGGATACCGCGGCGCTCCTGTCCGCGGTCTTCACCACGACGCCGCTCGCGGACCGCAACCGCGTGGCCATCTTCGGGGAGAGCCGCGGTGGGATGGTGGCGCTGTCGCTGGGGGCCCTCGACGACCGCTTCGACCTCGTCATCGACGCCTACGGCACCACCGACTTCAGGGTGGCGCTCGCCGGGGTGACACCGGAGCTCTTCGAAGCGGCTGTCGCTGGCGCGGTGGCTGCTCCGGGAGACCCCGCGACGCTGCTGCTCCGCTCACTCATCCCGGTTGATGAGGTCACGGTGAAGCCCGATGCCGGCCTGCTCATCACCGAGGCCGGCTACGTGGAGATGCGGCGGCGGATGGCGGCCACGAGCGCGCTGGCCGCGCCGGCGCGGTTGCCCGCGACCCAGGTCCACCATGGAACCGCCGACTCCACGGCGTCCGTCCAATATTCGCGCGCGCTCGCCGCTGCGATGGCGGACGCCGGGCGTGGCTCCCCGAGCAATGCCTTCACCTACTTCGAGTACGACGGCGGCACCCACAGTCTCGACACCTTGCCGGGGGCGGTTTCGCGAATGGCCGAGGCATTGAATCGCGAGCTGGCGCCATGA
- a CDS encoding S8 family serine peptidase, whose protein sequence is MKLKLTQVVSAISLLAAACGPMPEAQEADSEQLGQSAQLIRRSRAVPNEYIVVLRDSTQEVRQQGAVSIAQEMVSLNGGKVLRTYEHTIHGFLANMSEAEANRLLSDPRVAYVQENGQIHVSATQTSATWGIDRIDQRDLPRNSSYTYNVDGTGVHAYVIDTGIRLTHTEFTGRTGNGYDFIDNDSDPTDCHGHGTHVSGTVGGTTWGVAKKVTLHGVRVLDCTGYGNDAQVIGGIDWVAANHVKPAVANMSLGDVGIQAIDDATERLIAAGVTTVVSAGNDSANACNYSPARTPNAITVGSTTSSDARSSFSNYGTCVDIFAPGSSITSASNSGNSSSTSMSGTSMASPHVAGAAALYLSANPTATPAQVRDALVNNSTPNKVTSPGTGSPNKLLYTLFITGGGSDTTPPTTSITSPAGGATLSGTASLSASASDNVGVSRVEFYAGTALLGTATASPYSFSWNTTTVANGTYALTTKAYDAANNVGTSATVSVTVNNGTGSCSISEQLLANAGFESGNTGWTTSADVIDGTTTGSAPRTGTYKAWLNGYGTTRTEFAYQDITIPSTACSATLSFWALITTSETTTTTAYDKLAIQIRNSAGTVLATLATYSNLDKGTAYVQRTFDLAAYKGQTIRVYFNGTEDSSLKTSFFLDDTAVNIVR, encoded by the coding sequence ATGAAACTGAAACTGACCCAGGTGGTGAGCGCCATCTCCCTGCTGGCCGCGGCATGCGGCCCGATGCCCGAGGCACAGGAGGCCGACAGCGAGCAGCTCGGTCAATCGGCGCAGCTGATCCGCCGTTCCCGGGCCGTCCCCAACGAGTACATCGTCGTCCTGCGCGACTCCACGCAGGAGGTCCGGCAGCAGGGGGCGGTGAGCATCGCCCAGGAGATGGTGTCGCTCAACGGCGGCAAGGTGCTGCGGACCTATGAGCACACCATCCACGGCTTCCTGGCGAACATGAGCGAGGCCGAGGCGAATCGCCTCCTGTCCGACCCTCGCGTGGCGTATGTGCAGGAGAACGGCCAGATCCACGTGTCGGCGACGCAGACCAGCGCGACCTGGGGCATCGACCGCATCGACCAGCGTGACCTGCCGCGCAACAGCTCGTACACCTACAACGTCGACGGCACCGGCGTGCACGCGTACGTCATCGACACCGGTATCCGGCTGACCCACACCGAGTTCACCGGCCGCACCGGCAACGGCTACGACTTCATCGACAACGACAGCGACCCCACGGACTGCCATGGCCATGGCACGCACGTGTCGGGCACGGTGGGCGGCACGACCTGGGGTGTGGCGAAGAAGGTCACCCTCCACGGGGTGCGGGTGCTCGACTGCACGGGCTACGGAAACGACGCGCAGGTCATCGGCGGCATCGACTGGGTGGCGGCCAACCACGTCAAGCCCGCCGTCGCCAACATGAGCCTGGGCGATGTCGGCATCCAGGCCATCGATGATGCGACGGAGCGGTTGATTGCCGCGGGCGTCACGACGGTGGTCTCCGCCGGCAACGACAGCGCCAACGCCTGCAACTATTCGCCGGCCCGCACGCCCAACGCCATCACCGTGGGCTCCACCACCAGCAGCGATGCCCGCTCGTCGTTCTCCAACTACGGGACGTGCGTGGACATCTTCGCGCCGGGCTCGAGCATCACCTCGGCGTCGAACTCCGGCAACTCGTCGAGCACCTCGATGAGCGGCACGTCCATGGCCTCGCCGCACGTGGCCGGCGCCGCGGCGCTCTACCTGAGCGCCAACCCCACCGCGACGCCCGCGCAGGTGCGCGACGCGCTGGTGAACAACTCCACGCCGAACAAGGTCACCAGCCCGGGGACCGGCTCGCCCAACAAGCTGCTGTACACGCTCTTCATCACCGGTGGGGGCAGTGACACCACCCCGCCCACGACGTCCATCACCTCGCCCGCGGGCGGCGCCACGCTGAGCGGCACCGCGAGCCTGAGCGCCAGCGCCTCTGACAACGTGGGCGTGTCGCGCGTGGAGTTCTACGCGGGCACCGCGCTGCTGGGGACGGCGACGGCCTCGCCGTACAGCTTCTCGTGGAACACGACGACGGTGGCCAACGGCACCTACGCGCTGACCACGAAGGCGTATGACGCGGCGAACAACGTGGGTACGTCGGCCACGGTGTCCGTGACGGTGAACAACGGCACGGGAAGCTGCTCCATCTCCGAGCAGCTCCTGGCCAACGCGGGCTTCGAGAGCGGCAACACGGGCTGGACCACCTCGGCGGACGTCATCGACGGGACCACGACGGGCAGCGCGCCGCGCACGGGCACGTACAAGGCCTGGCTGAACGGCTACGGCACCACCCGCACCGAGTTCGCCTACCAGGACATCACCATCCCCTCCACGGCGTGCAGCGCCACGCTCAGCTTCTGGGCGCTCATCACCACGTCGGAGACGACGACCACGACGGCCTACGACAAGCTGGCCATCCAGATCCGCAACAGCGCGGGCACGGTGCTGGCGACGCTGGCCACCTACAGCAACCTGGACAAGGGCACGGCCTACGTGCAGCGGACGTTCGACCTGGCCGCGTACAAGGGCCAGACCATCCGCGTCTACTTCAACGGCACGGAGGACTCGTCGCTGAAGACGAGCTTCTTCCTCGATGACACCGCGGTGAACATCGTCCGGTAG